One Cytobacillus luteolus genomic window carries:
- a CDS encoding ABC transporter substrate-binding protein: MKNFKQKLAATTLAATIAFSGIGLVNPLQADAARSGFDQSKVGGTVVLTSFADAVRLIPFTTSDSASNDIQGLIFDALLSQDINGAPIPNLAEKYTFDKAKNTYTFTLRKGVKFHDGKPMTAKDVVFSYKMYMDPKSINSYKGDFESIESVTANGDHTVVIKLKEKDVLFLTNVVTGAAVLASHQFPKGVADYNSNNKVHRNPIGTGPFKFKEWKAAERIVVVANKEYWNGRPYLDQVITRILPDSNVEAINLLKGSVDFVEALDAAQLPQVSKNKALKTISYDYGRFDFLGFNSKVAPFNDEKVRKALALGLDRQSIVSKVQLGRAYLASGPMHPKIPQNNPNVKALPFDIKQAAKLLDEAGWTLKDGVRQKGGTKMEFEFAYNNGNKVREKIALLAQQNWAQLGIKVTPRSYEWSIFLDKYAKGELDIFPLGWGGYDANVEHSGFFHSSNIPDPAKNKPGNNRNRIDDPTIDKILDQYKQEEDRNKRIKMYQDLHKHMADNTTLIFTYHPKLTAGVNKDLANIKMSISDPYFNIVDWYWSSAKKRKGN; the protein is encoded by the coding sequence ATGAAAAATTTCAAACAAAAATTAGCTGCAACTACATTAGCAGCAACAATTGCATTCTCTGGTATAGGATTAGTGAATCCGCTTCAAGCTGATGCAGCTCGTTCGGGTTTTGATCAAAGTAAAGTAGGGGGAACAGTTGTATTAACATCATTCGCTGATGCTGTTCGTTTAATCCCATTTACAACATCTGATTCTGCTTCAAATGATATTCAAGGTCTAATCTTTGATGCTCTATTATCTCAAGATATTAATGGTGCACCAATTCCGAATCTTGCGGAAAAATATACATTTGATAAAGCGAAGAACACATATACATTTACACTTCGTAAAGGTGTTAAATTCCATGATGGAAAACCTATGACTGCTAAGGACGTTGTATTCTCATACAAAATGTATATGGATCCAAAATCAATTAACAGTTACAAAGGTGACTTTGAGTCGATTGAGAGTGTTACAGCTAATGGTGATCATACAGTAGTTATTAAATTAAAAGAAAAAGATGTTTTATTCTTAACAAACGTTGTAACTGGAGCAGCGGTATTAGCGAGTCACCAGTTCCCTAAAGGCGTTGCGGATTACAACAGCAACAACAAAGTACACCGAAATCCAATTGGAACAGGTCCATTCAAATTTAAAGAGTGGAAAGCGGCAGAGCGTATCGTTGTAGTTGCTAACAAAGAGTACTGGAATGGCCGCCCTTACCTTGACCAAGTTATTACACGTATTCTTCCAGATTCAAACGTTGAAGCAATTAACCTATTAAAAGGTAGTGTTGACTTTGTTGAAGCGTTAGATGCGGCTCAATTACCACAGGTGTCTAAAAATAAAGCGTTAAAAACAATTTCTTATGACTATGGACGCTTTGATTTCCTTGGATTCAACTCTAAGGTTGCACCATTTAATGACGAGAAGGTTCGTAAAGCGTTAGCTCTTGGATTAGACCGTCAATCAATCGTATCAAAAGTTCAGTTAGGCCGTGCTTATTTAGCAAGTGGACCAATGCATCCAAAGATTCCTCAAAACAATCCAAACGTTAAAGCTCTTCCATTTGATATTAAACAAGCAGCTAAGTTATTAGATGAAGCTGGTTGGACTTTAAAAGATGGTGTTCGTCAAAAAGGCGGAACTAAAATGGAATTTGAGTTTGCGTATAACAATGGAAACAAAGTACGTGAGAAAATTGCACTTCTAGCTCAACAAAACTGGGCTCAATTAGGAATTAAAGTTACACCACGCTCTTACGAGTGGTCTATTTTCCTTGATAAATATGCAAAAGGTGAACTGGATATATTCCCACTAGGTTGGGGTGGATATGATGCTAACGTTGAGCACTCTGGGTTCTTCCATTCAAGCAACATTCCTGATCCTGCGAAAAACAAACCAGGTAACAACAGAAACCGTATAGATGATCCAACTATTGATAAAATCTTAGACCAATACAAACAAGAAGAAGATCGTAACAAGCGTATTAAGATGTATCAAGATCTGCACAAGCATATGGCTGATAACACTACTCTAATCTTCACTTATCATCCAAAGCTTACAGCTGGAGTTAATAAAGATTTAGCAAATATCAAAATGTCAATTTCTGATCCATACTTCAACATCGTTGATTGGTACTGGTCAAGCGCTAAGAAAAGAAAAGGGAATTAG
- a CDS encoding S-layer homology domain-containing protein, giving the protein MKRIKKVAITSALVTSLAFSSYSAVHAASFDDVTGFASEQSITKLVSLGIMRNNTTIFNPSDSVKRSEFSAVINRVVSQGNPNVVKVTDLDVTNGKNNAALKMLNLGVFKLNKNGQFRPGKMVTYFELSKALALGLGFKASWTKDPVDYLYFLDRKGVLDIDTDLDAEITREDLAVAIDKYLKVKDFYNNVSGVVVEVRDTHITIKNELGEETYNFHSNASLFLDDQASEASSLGLGTVVTLTLNNNNEVAYAEGIGLDQFEGTLTYDAGKIKVDTKSLNVNLNAYVTPLPNNPEGDFSFTILSNYMKNGVQFFGTVLTSVANDEVTVITASVSKVDKKPFKVTGSNVEVDFSGNALPNQTFTVDDSVKVSVTEGETKKDVTLKELVALQTSGKVLSGTLEISAEGVVKTITATATTPPAKN; this is encoded by the coding sequence ATGAAGAGGATTAAAAAGGTGGCCATTACGAGTGCATTAGTGACTTCACTGGCATTCAGCAGTTATTCAGCAGTACATGCAGCAAGCTTCGATGATGTTACTGGGTTCGCGAGTGAACAATCGATTACAAAGTTAGTATCTTTAGGAATTATGAGAAATAATACAACTATTTTTAACCCTAGTGACTCAGTAAAAAGATCTGAGTTTAGTGCAGTAATTAATAGAGTAGTATCTCAGGGTAACCCAAATGTGGTAAAAGTAACAGACCTTGATGTTACGAATGGTAAAAACAATGCAGCATTAAAGATGTTAAATTTAGGCGTATTCAAATTAAATAAAAACGGTCAATTCCGTCCTGGAAAAATGGTTACATACTTTGAGCTAAGTAAAGCATTAGCTTTAGGCTTAGGGTTTAAAGCTTCGTGGACAAAAGATCCAGTTGACTATCTATACTTCTTAGATCGAAAAGGGGTTTTAGATATTGATACTGATTTAGATGCGGAAATTACGAGAGAAGATCTTGCTGTAGCAATTGACAAGTACTTAAAGGTAAAAGATTTTTACAACAATGTTTCAGGAGTTGTAGTAGAAGTAAGGGATACACATATCACTATTAAAAATGAATTAGGTGAAGAGACGTATAACTTCCATTCAAATGCTTCCCTATTCTTAGACGACCAAGCAAGTGAAGCATCTTCACTAGGTCTTGGAACAGTGGTAACTCTTACATTAAATAATAATAATGAAGTTGCATATGCAGAGGGAATTGGACTTGATCAATTCGAGGGTACACTGACTTATGATGCTGGGAAAATTAAGGTCGATACAAAATCATTAAATGTGAATTTAAATGCATATGTAACACCACTTCCAAATAACCCAGAAGGGGATTTTTCATTCACTATTTTAAGTAATTATATGAAGAACGGGGTTCAATTCTTTGGAACTGTTTTAACAAGTGTAGCAAATGATGAGGTTACAGTAATTACTGCTTCGGTTTCTAAAGTTGATAAGAAACCATTTAAAGTTACTGGTTCAAACGTAGAAGTAGATTTCTCTGGTAATGCACTTCCTAATCAAACTTTCACTGTTGATGATAGTGTAAAAGTTAGTGTAACTGAAGGAGAAACGAAGAAAGATGTAACACTTAAAGAGTTAGTAGCTCTTCAAACAAGTGGGAAAGTATTGTCAGGTACTTTGGAAATTTCAGCTGAGGGCGTTGTTAAAACGATCACTGCAACTGCAACTACACCACCTGCAAAGAACTAA
- a CDS encoding ABC transporter ATP-binding protein: MTTTVTKKETIVSVQNLKTYFYTEDGVVPAIDGVSFDVRVGETLAIVGESGSGKSVTSLSIMRLIPYPPGKIIDGDIVFHNESLLEKTDKEMREIRGNKISMIFQEPMTSLNPVYKVGDQISESIILHQGLSKKEAHELAINMLKLVGIPEAERRVNQYPHELSGGMRQRVMIAMALACHPELLIADEPTTALDVTIQNQILQLMKELKAKINTSIVLITHDLGVVAEMADRVVVMYSGQVVEQGDVFTIFENPKHPYTEGLLKSMPGATKREGKLYTIEGTVPNPLHLPQGCRFAPRCEYAKDLCRQEMPELTILGEDEVVRCWKNTDRWEA; the protein is encoded by the coding sequence ATGACAACGACTGTAACAAAAAAAGAAACAATTGTATCTGTTCAAAATTTAAAAACATATTTTTATACGGAAGACGGCGTTGTGCCAGCAATCGATGGTGTAAGCTTTGACGTAAGAGTTGGAGAAACACTTGCGATCGTAGGGGAATCAGGAAGTGGAAAAAGTGTTACTTCCCTTTCTATCATGCGTCTAATACCTTACCCTCCTGGAAAAATTATTGATGGAGATATTGTTTTCCATAATGAGAGCTTACTAGAAAAAACAGACAAAGAGATGAGAGAAATAAGAGGAAATAAAATCTCTATGATTTTCCAAGAACCTATGACATCTCTTAATCCTGTTTATAAAGTTGGAGATCAAATTTCAGAATCTATCATTTTACACCAAGGATTGTCAAAAAAAGAAGCACATGAATTAGCTATAAACATGTTAAAGCTGGTAGGTATACCAGAAGCAGAACGTCGAGTAAATCAGTATCCACATGAATTAAGTGGAGGAATGAGACAACGTGTCATGATTGCAATGGCACTAGCTTGTCACCCGGAACTATTAATTGCTGATGAACCAACGACAGCATTAGATGTAACAATTCAAAATCAAATCCTTCAATTGATGAAAGAACTTAAAGCAAAGATAAATACCTCCATTGTACTTATTACTCATGACTTAGGGGTAGTAGCAGAAATGGCTGATCGTGTAGTTGTTATGTATTCTGGACAGGTAGTTGAACAAGGTGATGTTTTTACTATATTTGAAAATCCAAAGCATCCTTATACAGAGGGACTACTGAAGTCTATGCCAGGTGCTACCAAGAGAGAAGGAAAGCTTTATACAATAGAAGGAACAGTTCCCAACCCTTTACACCTTCCACAAGGATGTCGCTTCGCTCCAAGATGTGAATATGCAAAAGACCTTTGCCGACAAGAAATGCCAGAACTTACTATACTTGGTGAAGATGAAGTTGTCCGATGCTGGAAGAATACAGATCGTTGGGAGGCGTAA
- a CDS encoding response regulator transcription factor has product MEKKLLIMEQDCQVSIHLEQFFDSFFSVSSFNNGLQGLVKTIELKPEVIILDNSLLNIDSLDLCRQIRQSVNAIIMVIGKTITEERIIEYYEAGADDVIVFPINYKILLYKIKSKLSRSHLTQPKEEQVDNIIKYGNFTLNRNTYKTYYNKVEYAFTKKEFSILWTLVKHQDEIVTRAELLKVVWSYDHFDDDRMIDTHLNRMRKKLKQYNINLTIKTVWGIGYKLQIGEPVVEDVVSLP; this is encoded by the coding sequence TTGGAAAAGAAACTATTGATTATGGAACAAGATTGCCAAGTAAGTATTCACTTAGAACAATTTTTCGATTCTTTTTTTAGCGTGAGCAGTTTTAATAACGGCTTACAAGGCCTTGTAAAAACAATAGAATTAAAACCTGAAGTTATCATTCTCGACAACTCTCTATTAAATATAGATAGCCTTGATTTATGTCGTCAAATAAGACAAAGTGTTAATGCTATCATTATGGTTATTGGGAAAACGATAACTGAAGAACGAATTATAGAATATTATGAAGCTGGTGCTGATGACGTTATTGTATTTCCAATTAATTACAAAATATTATTATATAAAATAAAATCTAAATTAAGCCGGTCTCATTTAACTCAACCTAAAGAAGAGCAAGTCGATAATATTATAAAGTATGGAAATTTCACTCTGAATAGAAATACCTATAAGACTTATTATAATAAAGTGGAATACGCATTTACGAAAAAAGAATTTTCTATATTATGGACATTAGTAAAACATCAAGATGAAATTGTCACAAGAGCTGAGCTTTTAAAAGTAGTTTGGAGTTATGATCATTTTGATGATGATAGAATGATTGACACACATCTTAATAGAATGCGAAAGAAACTAAAGCAGTATAATATTAATTTAACGATAAAAACTGTTTGGGGAATTGGATATAAGTTGCAAATTGGTGAACCTGTGGTCGAAGATGTCGTTTCTCTTCCTTAG
- a CDS encoding ABC transporter permease, whose protein sequence is MTKYIIRRILQAIPLLIIISIITFLLMSLAPGDPTAMYENPEADSTQDLSVIREQLGLDQPIYIQYYKWLKLLVLEGNMGYSFEDGRPVMEKIFERAPATMTLVGTAILLSTIIAIPIGVYSAVKQYSKVDYFFTGYAFLGIAVPQFFIALIVILVFSLHLGWFPASGMRENYDAFDLWDRLYHLTLPALTLAFGLIATKTRFMRSSMLEVIKQDFIRTARAKGLTENKVIFKHALRNSLLPIITILALQLPALLGGALFIEQLFAWPGLGRLTINAIFIRDYQVIMGTTMIVSVMVVCANLVADILYAIVDPRIQYSKN, encoded by the coding sequence ATGACGAAATACATAATACGAAGAATATTGCAAGCCATTCCTCTATTAATCATCATCTCAATTATTACATTCTTGCTAATGTCACTAGCTCCAGGAGATCCAACAGCGATGTATGAGAACCCAGAAGCCGATTCCACGCAAGACTTATCCGTAATAAGAGAACAATTAGGTCTCGACCAACCAATCTATATTCAATATTATAAGTGGCTGAAATTATTGGTACTTGAAGGAAATATGGGGTATTCATTTGAAGATGGCCGTCCTGTTATGGAGAAGATCTTTGAAAGAGCACCAGCAACTATGACGCTAGTTGGAACTGCTATTTTATTATCAACCATTATCGCTATCCCAATCGGTGTTTATTCTGCAGTAAAACAATATTCAAAAGTAGATTACTTTTTTACTGGATACGCATTTTTAGGAATTGCCGTTCCTCAATTTTTTATTGCATTAATTGTTATACTCGTATTTTCGTTGCACTTAGGCTGGTTCCCTGCGTCAGGAATGAGGGAAAACTATGATGCATTTGACTTATGGGATAGACTTTATCACTTAACATTGCCAGCACTAACACTTGCATTCGGTTTAATTGCAACAAAAACACGATTTATGAGATCAAGTATGCTTGAGGTTATTAAACAGGACTTTATTAGGACAGCTAGAGCAAAAGGATTAACGGAAAATAAAGTAATATTCAAACATGCTTTACGTAATTCACTTCTACCAATCATCACAATCCTTGCATTACAATTACCGGCACTATTAGGTGGGGCATTGTTTATCGAGCAGCTGTTTGCATGGCCGGGACTAGGAAGGTTAACAATTAATGCGATTTTCATTCGTGATTACCAAGTCATTATGGGAACGACAATGATTGTTTCTGTTATGGTAGTTTGTGCAAACCTAGTTGCAGATATTTTATATGCAATTGTAGATCCAAGAATTCAATATAGTAAGAATTAG
- a CDS encoding ABC transporter ATP-binding protein, with protein MITVSEKQLVKQYENSQEILVKVNDIKMHFPIKGGLLGRTQGYVKAVDGVSFDIIKGETLGLVGESGCGKSTTGRVLLRLLEATSGEVEFDGENLFTLSDKELRQKRKDMQLIFQDPFSSLNPRLTVGDTISRVLQIHGMESKKEREERVKELLQLVGLNSFHMRRFPHEFSGGQRQRIGIARALALNPKLIVLDEPVSALDVSIQSQVVNLLEELQEELGLTYLFVSHGLNVVRHISKRVGVMYLGKLVEVGTTDDLFESPKHPYTQALISANPIANPRLRDKPKIILEGDVPSPINPPSGCAFHTRCPYAEQKCREVTPEFVDSGNDGQFVACHFPLS; from the coding sequence ATGATAACTGTAAGTGAAAAACAATTAGTAAAACAATATGAAAATTCACAAGAGATTCTTGTAAAAGTAAATGATATAAAAATGCATTTCCCAATTAAGGGAGGCCTTTTGGGTAGAACGCAAGGTTATGTAAAAGCGGTGGATGGAGTTAGTTTTGACATAATAAAAGGTGAAACATTAGGTTTAGTAGGAGAAAGTGGGTGCGGTAAATCAACAACAGGAAGAGTCCTACTTCGATTATTAGAGGCAACCAGTGGTGAGGTTGAGTTTGATGGAGAAAACCTTTTTACGTTGTCAGATAAAGAGCTACGTCAGAAAAGAAAAGACATGCAACTTATTTTTCAAGACCCATTTTCATCATTAAATCCTCGTTTAACTGTTGGTGATACTATTTCACGTGTACTACAGATACATGGAATGGAGTCAAAAAAAGAAAGAGAAGAAAGAGTTAAAGAATTGCTTCAATTAGTAGGTCTAAATAGTTTCCATATGAGACGCTTTCCACATGAGTTTAGTGGTGGGCAACGTCAAAGGATCGGAATAGCCAGAGCTCTTGCATTAAATCCTAAACTTATTGTTTTAGATGAGCCTGTTTCTGCATTAGATGTTTCTATTCAATCACAGGTTGTAAATTTGCTAGAAGAGCTTCAAGAGGAATTGGGACTAACGTATTTGTTTGTTTCTCATGGTCTTAATGTGGTACGTCATATAAGCAAGCGTGTGGGAGTAATGTATTTAGGTAAATTAGTGGAGGTAGGAACTACTGACGATTTATTTGAATCTCCAAAACATCCTTACACACAAGCATTAATTTCTGCTAATCCAATTGCAAATCCAAGATTAAGAGATAAACCGAAGATTATTTTAGAAGGCGATGTGCCAAGTCCTATAAATCCTCCATCAGGTTGTGCGTTCCATACAAGATGCCCATATGCAGAGCAAAAATGCAGAGAGGTAACTCCGGAATTTGTAGACTCTGGAAATGATGGTCAGTTTGTTGCTTGTCATTTTCCATTGTCGTAA
- the opp4C gene encoding oligopeptide ABC transporter permease: protein MSLPNLSTNNEVQDNILLQEKEMKIESRRAVIWKRYKRNKLAVAGLIVFATIVFIAIFAPLLSPHKPDVYDILDSNLAPSLEHPFGTDSMGGDVMTRVFFGARVSLMVSILAMICTVTIGIIYGAVSGFFGGIIDNIMMRIVDAIQSIPTFFLLLIVASLIVPSIWTTVFVLSVVGWTGMARIVRGEILTLKKRDYVEAAKATGETHRSTIFYHILPNAIAPITVIATLDIANNILAEASLSFLGLGVQQPTPSWGNMLTSAQDLSIIQYYPWQAIFPGLFIIITVLAVNFIGDGLRDALDPRQK from the coding sequence ATGAGTCTTCCAAACCTATCAACGAATAATGAGGTTCAAGATAATATACTTTTACAAGAAAAAGAGATGAAGATTGAAAGCAGGAGGGCTGTTATATGGAAGCGATATAAAAGAAATAAGCTTGCTGTAGCGGGTCTGATTGTTTTTGCAACAATTGTATTTATTGCCATTTTCGCACCATTACTGTCACCACATAAGCCAGATGTTTATGATATTTTAGATTCAAATTTAGCTCCAAGCTTAGAACACCCATTTGGTACGGACAGCATGGGTGGAGATGTAATGACACGTGTGTTTTTTGGAGCACGAGTATCTCTAATGGTATCTATTCTTGCAATGATATGTACTGTAACAATTGGAATTATATATGGAGCTGTTTCAGGATTTTTTGGCGGCATTATTGATAATATCATGATGAGAATTGTGGATGCTATTCAATCCATTCCAACATTTTTCTTACTGCTGATTGTTGCATCACTTATCGTACCATCTATTTGGACAACTGTTTTTGTACTTAGTGTAGTGGGATGGACAGGTATGGCAAGGATTGTTCGTGGAGAAATTCTTACACTAAAAAAACGCGATTATGTAGAGGCTGCGAAAGCAACTGGAGAGACGCATAGAAGTACAATCTTCTATCATATACTACCTAACGCAATTGCCCCTATTACTGTTATAGCAACACTGGATATTGCAAATAACATTTTGGCTGAAGCTTCTTTAAGCTTTTTAGGACTAGGGGTACAGCAACCAACACCAAGTTGGGGGAACATGCTGACATCTGCACAAGATCTGTCAATTATTCAATATTATCCATGGCAAGCTATTTTCCCTGGCCTATTCATTATCATTACTGTATTAGCTGTTAACTTTATCGGAGATGGTCTTCGAGATGCATTAGACCCAAGACAGAAGTAG